In Leguminivora glycinivorella isolate SPB_JAAS2020 chromosome 17, LegGlyc_1.1, whole genome shotgun sequence, the DNA window CGAACTTTTTAAATGTCAATTTACCTTATGCCAAGATTATACCCACCTAATACGTTGCCCTAGTACACAGATAAAAGCTTCTTGGCCATAGATTGGCTGTTAAACTTTAGTATCTTAGAGAAACATAAGAATGAgatgaataacaataaaaattaaatgatatttaaaatgaaaaaaaaaaatatgtatttttcaagtaggcatataaAGCTACGCCGACTCTAagcctacgcctcagcctcgagaagatttcagtcccccctcagttgggaggggggtatccactatggaaCCGGCAAGatactcggcgggccacttcttttcaaaacattacatcttataattaacatgcattaaataacaagataaatttaacatgcaaatgCACTCTATGGAAATCTTAAATTGAAAAGTCATTAATTATCATATACTTATATTTTGTAATTCTGACAATACTGATACTTGTCCATTTTGtctatataaatactaaatCTCCTCATTTCTCGTCTGTGCAACCATCTTGCACGGTTTTCTTATCCGTGCACTGGTTGTGAAGCGTGCACAGCGGCTCTCCGGAGCTCACGTGATTTGTGAACTGCATTTCTAGGGTTTGGTTCTGTAGTTTTTTCAGTTCGCTACGTATCAGTAAAATTACGTAGATTTGAACAActgaaataagaaaaaaatgttttaaataaaatgaagtatTAAAAGCTTTTATTGCATCTGTAATCAGtgtaattaaattacaaatcatCCTTagtctgttttcacattatccgattcatTATCGAAttttggaaggatttcaatggagaaAATCcaaatggcgcctgtaatgtatgggatatcggtcctacatccaatatcggatcggataatgtgaaaacgcacttaagaaACCGAAGTTTCGGATATGAGTAGGTTTTTAGTAAATTAGGTCTGTCAACATTATTAGAATGATATTACGTTAGGTTAGACTAGTAAAATTATAGGtataaatgtatgaaaatacTCGGACTAAAACTTGTGGACCATAATTGCAGTATTGGATTATAGTTGGGGAAGTTTTACAgcagatattaaaataaaataaaaatgtaggtacactAATGAAAAATAGATTACTTAATCAAATGTAGACAAATTATACCTTCATATGGCATAGGCACTGTACGTACATATAAAGCAGATGCCAAATGCTGAGCCGGTAAAGAATTCCAATATCAAATACTTTCTGTCTTCAATGTATGGCCACAGTCTTTGGACAAAACCGATGTCCAAATACAGCATGAAGCATGTCACTAGCGTCAACATACCCAACCATACTGTATTGTATTCATAGGAGATTTTCAGCAGCTTAATACTTTTCTGAAACAAAAAACTTGTTATTTATATCTTCTTATAGAGAAAAATACAAACGCACAAAacataacaacaacaacaacaaacaaaCTTAACGCAAGTTGGTTATATGGATTATAACGGCCACTTGGCCGTTATAATCCatataaccaaagaggatcgagtattatagagagttactgtcgaagtaaaatgtgtaatcacagtgcatagactgccatctcttgacacagtcttaaaacttttgaacctcagttttgacactttggcccatattcttagcttgatatgttttaaaatgtcaaatattaatattaacgccatctagctgagcgtaccccaaaggtgtaatgccatctaggccaccgtacctttttctgtatggtactgaggtacgtttttttcttagactttatctgtctatacggagttatatatgtctttgatataacTAAACACTAAGAAAATGAAACGGGGTAACAGGACATGTCATGATAATATAATTGAGATAATAAACTTGTGGTTAATAAAacgtaaataaaaaaaggaaaaaagttCCAATATCATCGCATAATGGCTAGCTttcgacgtttcaaggacggcattgtctcTGCGGCCTCGGAGCAAAACAGTCTGCTCGCGTCGGAGCTTATTGTTGAAACATAGATACTTAGTTATAAGCGATTAAGtctcgtttgcaattttaaatataatttactaACTCGAAACTTACCTTATGTCCTGCCACGATGAGAACGATAGTGAAAGCAATATCGATGGGCAAGCAAATGCAGATAATCGAAAATATAGCAACATCTGAATTGTATGAGCTGGAATTGTACGAGGCGAGAATGTAGAACATCAACCCTGCGAAGGCTAACATGAACATGTTGAGGGTCTGTAACAGAAGAGAGTCCAGCatttaaatagtaaaaaaaactaaacggtcaatcaaatcttggcactaaaaacgGCTCGAATTTCAAATTTTCTGTGTGAATGTAACCTTCGCCCTTATATTTTccatcaatttttaagtgttatggctcgtcaatGATTCCGCCAACATCAAGGGTTAGAAAGGCACGAGTTTTATGAAGACcggccggtgagccctacaaaGTAATGACATTACAATCTTTTTCAAACGAGCCATGTCCCATCAGTATACAGTCATGGGACAAAATGACCATTCTCCTTTGCTGCTCTATTTTTtagtgccaaaatttggttgaccgcCTATAACTAATAACCAAAAGGTTAAGCATGTGAATCTCATTAGTTTggtgtgataaaaaaaataaaaacttacaaCTTTAACATATCCCCAAGCAATAAGTCCCCTTCTCAGTGGTAGGCAAAAGCAACATCTCTTAAACTCCGGAGCTTCCATTACTTGAGCTCGAGTAGTGAAAAAAACACCGGACACTCAAATCACTATTTATATCTCAAATGAGGATAATCTCAAAAAGTAGGTATAAAAATAGCACTATTTTCAATACATGGCGACAACATCTGTTTCGTAGCTGTGCTGAAATGAATCTGTGCtatcaaattataattactataaaatattataattattatcaaattgTGGATGTTGTGAATCGATTTGCACGACATTATGTGGCGTGAGATAACTACGGGAATCACAGACTGCAAAATGTATGACCTtcttatcatcctccttgcgttatcccggaatttgccacgactaatgggagcctggggtccgctttgacaactaatcccctAGTTTAACGAACTTTACCTTTGCCTATTTTATGCTACTTCATATTCCTCTTTAAGTCTTTACCAACATTTGATTTCTTCAAAACGTCAAATGTTCTACTGTACTAAAATATTTCGCCTATTTTTTTGCCTTTGCCTATTTCATTTGCTTATTCTTTGTTGCTTCACATTCTTCGTTATCAACATTTGATTTTCCTCCAACGTCAATTGCCATTAATAGAATTAGAACAgatcatacattttccgtttcgATTCCCGTTGAATCATTCCACAGGATAACTTTAATCCAAAAACCATTATCTCCTTATTTGCGTCAAACGATGACTCTTATCCTACTATATAAACGACTTCACTTTCTGTTAAATACCATTCATTGTCTCTTCACTGCCTCCATCAAGAAGCATCTCGTTGAGATCGGCATCATGAAATACATCTACATTTTAGTCATCGTTGTATGTGTTGTCCATATCCAAGCTCATCATTTGGAAGTATTCACCAAAAACTGCTGTCCTGCCTATTTCCATCCGAACGGAAGAGACCAACCTATATGTGCTGATGGATCTTATGTGGAGCAGACCTTATGCTGTGGCAAAGGTCCCTGCAATGTGGGCTGCTGCAACTGTGAGAGTGGCTGCATAGAAGGACCTTATTCAAAAGGAAGGGTATACTCCCCTCTAACGGCGATAGCTCAAAGTATTCCTGCGAGCGAAGGTGTCAAGAATTATGTCGAGTTCGGAATTCAAAAAGTAGGCGAAAACTTCGGAGTTATAGCAGAGAAAACTAAGGAGGTgggaaataaaattgtgaattGGTTTAAAAATTTAGGTTAATTTACCGATGATGTAATTGTTGGGGTGAAATGTAATTTAAgtttaaaaagtatttaaatattgaaaatagtTATGctataactttaatatttttactgCATGTCTATAACACTAATACttaatttacaattaatttattatatatactacacttacaattttattgtttactATTTAGTACTTTTGCTAATAATGTCAATTTACTTTCCAGTAGGTACCTTAAATTTTTGATCATTGTAATTCGTGGTATTTTATCAATACTTAATAAggttttagggttccttaccttaaagaggaaaaacggaacccttataggatcactcgtgcgtctgtctgtccgtctctcacagccaattttctccgaaactactggaccgatttacttgaaatttggtattttaattattaataaggCACCATGATAAAATATGAACTGGAAAGCCGTCTAATTTTCAAGACACGCAATGAATTCAATACATTTGATACATAGGTATTAATATGTACCTTTCTGTGTTTATATTTAGAACGGTAGTATTATTACTGCATATTTTTGCAACAGCATTAAAGTtagaaattgtataaaaataaaaacaaagtatGACAACGATTTAGTACATCTTATTTCGTTATATCTACTTAAAACCAAAGCCCAAAatgaaaaggggtgataggtCAACTCATTAGCTATCATATTAAGTGGATTTAACCTTAATGAAAATATCATGCTTTTTGCATTCCTTCTTTAAAAAATCCTCAGCCTGCAagtaactgggccattttttttttcaaagttgtctactccactttttttgtaacatgggtagtTTTTACGCGATtgatactcagaatcgagagctccttcgatcctgataggagaaaaaatatgtcccaagatttccattcATTTTATCGaacattccgttaccgccatacaaaatgtatgaaaaaatggtaacggaatgggaaaaaaaaccttgggacacttttttctcctattaggattgaaagagctcgcgattctgagtggaaaacacataaaaaaatccaaataaaaaaaaagtggagtggacaactttgaaaaaaatggcccaactgcTTCCCATCCTTGACAATAAAAATGACGCGAATAATGAAAAAGTGGAAATATTGTCTCAATTGAGAAtagaactcacggcctctggttCCGAGGCCGGCCGAATGTTTAAAACACAGGGCCGTGTTACGCGCGTGCGCAGTTATTAAAATGAGAGTGACATATTGCCGCCGCATTACTGCCGCAAtgttaactttttaatttttttatttctttaatatccGTTTATATGCCCcattgctgggcaaaggccgGTGATTTCCTCAGCTTAGCGCTTTTTCATTCcaactttatgaaaattatatgaaTTTTTGGTAACCAACTGGATATCAGACATTATATTGTCCTTAAGGAAGATGGTGCCATGATGACACCACATACCCATAGGGCATAGACGTTTATattatatgtgacgttatctgggtaaagggacctaaTTGTCGTTGGCGCTTGCGGCGTTATGAGACAATAAgatccctttacccagataacgtcacatataatctaatatacatataatataatatacatataatacgtTGGGTACGTGATGGTCCCAACAGCCTGCTTCAGCTCATGTCTGGGTATCCTGCCGGTACATTCTGGAGACACTGGAATTCTTTGCCTATGGGTTCTAGAGGCGTGGtgtataatttaatgtaaataCCGGAAtagatttaataatttaaatttttatgttttttgacttttattttatggtttgaattttacctttatttttattttatttttaatttttattgacgattttttaatgtttaaattctgtgcttttattgtatttaatgtattattttactATGGCTCATTTacctgaaattatttttttgaattgaattgaatttgaattgaatAATATGAAATTTTGATTCCTTACataacatgtttttttattttttatttcaatgtgTGGTAGCGACTCCTAATATGTAAcggaaaattctgaaaaaattaCAAACCGTTTGTTTAGTGGCAGAGAACATTTTTAAGGGGTGCCACATAGAACATTTTAAAATCGATAAAATAAGCAGCACCCTAGTTGAAACCCCTACTTCAAATAGTACTAACCTCGAATGCTACTGCAGCATTCTATATTTCGACTACTGTATTTATAGATATCGTGATGTCATAATTTGGCAGAGATTACTAAAACATTGGTCACTGATTCAGATACAATAATACTGCTGTACTACGCATAAGAGCAGTAATATCTAATTGGGGGACTTATCGACTCCTTAGCGTGTTTTCTCTTCACAAATTCTATATTCaaaagtttttatttgttttggaCTGTGGTATCTGTGGCAGAGAagtcactgtttttttttatttaggtatcaGTGAACGTGTTGTGTGTTGGTAAAGATGGAGTCAAAGTAAGTATATtatttaatcattttattatttaaatcattaagacgatacaggaggggtcaattctccatattCCTGgcttttgaagatagagcaatgattttctcagaatagattattattttttttatctatgtcggaccgttttgattttttgtcatttttatttttaaagacgcaaaatttccaaaataaagttcgcaatatcttttaactgagttattcttaatggacaattttttttcgataaatctagttaataaaactagtatagggtatataactaaaattcgcaaattgaaaggagcccccctttccattttagcatttttgctcctgtatcgtcttaacaaatatttacttatacTGAACCTAAAATTAGTGTGGCTAAATGTATTTCCTACTATTCAAGGACCAGTCCAGTGTCAAATATATAAGAAACAACAATACAAGGACTTTTTCTTTTGTCATACTTTGAAAGTGGGTCGTTGTTGctcaaaaagttttttttttaatctgaaaaTTGGTAATTTAGAGATTATCCTCCATTATATATCCACAACACGGCCTTGACGGGGAGATGATCAAAAAGTACTAGTAGTAAAACTAGATCGTTTTAATTTAAagttaggtactttattttCAGTTTATTCGCACTAAAGAAAGTTTAGTTAACATGAATTTGTTATTCGATTTCCAATTTGATATGTACCATGTATGAGtattataagtacctaattaattgACGCTTGTCGATACTGTCCGACTGTCCATtccacaaataataataatgactacctactacatacatacttacttaaattgTATACATATTTAGCTCGTGTATTTTACTTTCCTTATTCGAAATGAAGAGTAgagttagggtccccccacatctagcgtctcgcgagcgtcgcgtcgggccaactgtatgggcaaagcccgACGCCGCGttgacgtcgcgtcgacgcggcgtctttttccatacagttggcccgacgcgacgctcgcgagacgctagatgtggggggacccttaactTGGCTAATCAGTAGTACAGTTTCCACTAGACTTTACATtttgataattatttttaaaatcgggacttaatcacgtatgactacatattaaactgacctccaaatcaagtcgttaaatcgaatatcgtcagtgttgtgtgtcgacagagtaacatccctagtgcgcaaacagttcaagttgataatcaaaagcactgcgggtagttcgaaaaactcacgcggctgtcagaaggtgttgatgtcattttaagccagtcttctccgagaccacggggacaacgccgtccctgaaacgttggaggtcagtttaatatgtagtcatacgcgattaagtccgattttaaataattatgtgtaataatcgtgaaatttaaatcagtgttttattttaatatttattttattttttcagacGGCGGTGTCAATGCTGCTCGCCTTCGATATGCTGCGGGATGCCAATTGAAAAAGGATGCTTTATATTTTCGATCATCAATGCGGTATGTAATTtgacaataacctaaccacaaaaataaatttttgaaaaaacccccgaccgcgacatagtagaccgattttcatgaaacatggctaagaacactcccgactaactcagctttcagacaaaaaaactaaatatacttaaatcggttcatccgttcgggagctacgatgccacagataaacacacacacagacagacagacaaacagacaaacgtcgtttttgcgtcggggtttaaaaaaaagaagacACCAATATGCGGTCCGATTCCAACATTAAAATACGCCATAAATTAAATCTAGATTCGATGTGATTCGGATGTGTCTGTGTCAAAAATTGACGTTTTTGTTTAAAGAAACGTCGTCACCAGGAAAATACCAAATgtaaaacataatttaaataaaatctatcAATTCAATAAGCATTCATAATTCATATATCTAAAGGTCACATTTTACCAGCTAGCTTaaaacatcaagttaaaatctgTATCAAATTAACTCTGAGATAGATAGATATTAGATAGAATacctactctttattggcacacctcagaaAAGATACAAAAAAAGATACAGtgcaaacaaaacaaatgattataactCTTGTGGATGAAATGCAACTTATGAAATGCAACAAAT includes these proteins:
- the LOC125235633 gene encoding uncharacterized protein LOC125235633, producing the protein MEAPEFKRCCFCLPLRRGLIAWGYVKVTLNMFMLAFAGLMFYILASYNSSSYNSDVAIFSIICICLPIDIAFTIVLIVAGHKKSIKLLKISYEYNTVWLGMLTLVTCFMLYLDIGFVQRLWPYIEDRKYLILEFFTGSAFGICFIFVQIYVILLIRSELKKLQNQTLEMQFTNHVSSGEPLCTLHNQCTDKKTVQDGCTDEKYENSNVYRNSLNIYNHDHVSQGLNILVLTQAAIILYFLICYAYSGRTFYADIVIFIIISICLLIDISFNIVFIVAGHKKNIKLMKLSYIYNIVVLGLMTLGACFVLYLDIDFIRRVWIYFEDRKYVITDLLTGSILWISLLFVQIYVILLTRSEMKKLESQTLEIQFTNRTTSGQPLCTLHNVENLCTDEKQVVQDVCTDGK